Sequence from the Halobaculum rubrum genome:
TGGATTCGGTGTGGCTCTCGAAGCTCCCGCGGTCCCCGTTGGGACGCCGCGTCGTCGGCGCGCTACGGGCCCACGGCGTCCGCACGGGCGTCGCCTGGGACGACGACGCGCGCCTCGGTACGTACTACCTCGAACACGGCGGCGAGCCCCGCGGCACGAACGTCGTCTACGACCGCGCCGACTCGGCGGTGACGACGGTGACGCCCGAGGAGCTCCCGTTAGGCGTCCTCGACGACACGACCGCGTTCCACACCACGGGGATCACGCCGGCGCTGTCCGAGGCCGCCGCCGAGACGACGCGGGCGGTGCTCGAACGCGCGGAGACCGCGGGGGCCACGACGAGCCTCGATCTGAACTACCGGAGCAAGCTGTGGAGCCACGCGGAGGCCCGAGCGACGCTGACGGGCCTGTTCGAGCACGTCGACGCGCTGTTCGTCGCGAAGCGGGACGCCGAGACGGTGCTCGACCGCGACGGCGAGGCCGTCGAGATCGCCCACGGGCTGGCGACCGACTTCGACCTCGAGACGGTCGTCGTCACTCGGGGCGACAGCGGCGCGCTCGCGCTCCGCGACGACGAGGTGTTCGAACAACCGGTGTACGAGGCCGACACGCTCGACGCCATCGGCACCGGCGACGCGTTCGTCGGCGGCTTCCTCTCGAAGCGCTGCGATGGCGGAAGCGTCGACGAGGCGCTGGAGTGGGGCGCCGCGACCGCGTCGCTCAAGCGGACGATCGCCGGCGATCTCGCGGTCGTCACTCCGGCGGAGGTCGAGCGAGTGATCGACGAGAGGGACGGCGGCATCTCGCGGTGAAACCGACGGTCCGATCCCGGGGAGCGGACGACCGGACGGGGACTCCGACGCTCACGGGCGTCGGGAGCCGCGGCCGCGCGTCGACCGGCGTCGTGGTGCGCCCTCGGCGTCGGTCGTGCCGTCGTCGCTCGCGTGCTCCAACGCGGTCGCGTACGCCTCCCTGACCGCCGAGAACGCCTCCCGACTCCCGCCCTGGTCCGGGTGGGTCTCCTTCACCTTCTCGCGGTAGGCCCCTTCGACGGCCTCCTGGTCGGCGGTCGTCGGCAACTCGAGGGTGTCGAACGCGGCGGCGACCGCGCTCGACGCCGCCGGTTCGGGTCCGAGGTGAACGTCGGCTACCTCGAACGGGAGCCGGCGACCGAGGTGGCGCCCGGGCATCTCGTGTTCACAGAGGATCACGCGATCGGTGCGCTCCTCGTCGTCCCGGATCGTGAAGTACGCGTGCACGTCGAAGGTGAGGGCCACGTTCCGCTCGGGCAGATAGAAGGCGACACGGGTTCCGTCGAGTTCGACGTCCTCAAGGAACCGCTCGTCGATCCGGCGGAGGTACTCGCGGATCTCGGCCGCTCGGCGGAGCGACCCCTGGTCGGGGCCGCCGGAACGCGCCGGCGGATCGGGGAACAGTCGGTTCGCCGCGAGGAAGACACTCGCGACGCCGGCGGAGGCGACCACGCCGGCAGCGACGCCCCACACGAGCCACCCCGGCAGCGCCGCGAGCCACTCACCGAACACACCCGCGATTGGCGACGACCGCTATTGAACCCCTCGCCGCCGGCCGGGTCGAGCGGTCCGTCACGACCGCGATCGGACTGGACCTGGCGGATCGACCAGCTATCGCTCGGGGGACGAGCAGCGCGATCGAGAAGGGAGCGACCGGTCGTGTCGACGCGGCCGGCTTCAGATCATCCCGTTGTCCTTCAGCCCCTCGATGACGTCGTCGACGAGCGTCTCGACGTCCTCGTAAGGGAACTCCTGACTGGAGCCCAGCTTCGCGGCCAGCTCCATCGCGGTGACCGAGAAGTCGCCGGACTCGAACTTCGTCCCCGGGCCCTGCGGCAGCGCGGGCACGAGGTCCATCTGGCTCGACACCGGGAAGTCGGCGCCGGAGAACGCGTCTGTGAACTGCTCGCGGAGGTCGGCCTCGACGTCGTCGGACATACGCATACAGCGGGGCGATGGCCGCAAAAACGTTCCGGAACCACGGAGAACTCCGGGAGAGTTTTCACAGCCGGCGGTCCGGGCCGGAACCCCGGCGATTAATCCAGACCGGGCCGAACGTGCGTCCATGGCGTTCGATTTCGACTTCGACCTGCTTCGCGAGTTGACCGAGGCCAGCGGCGTGCCCGGCTACGAGGACCGCGTCCGCGACCGCGTTCGCACGGTGTTCGAGGACGCCGTCGACGAGGTCCGCACCGACGCGATGGGCAACGTGATCGGCACCGTCGAGGGCAGCGGCGACTACGAGGTCGCCGTCGCCGCCCACATGGACGAGATCGGGTTCATGGTGAAGCACGTCACCGACGACGGCTTCCTCAAGGTCGACGCGCTCGGCGGCTGGGACCCCCGCGTGCTGCGCGCCCAGCGCGTCCGCGTCCACACCCAGCAGGGCGACCTCACGGGAGTCATCGGCTCGGTGCCGCCGCACACGCTCTCCGAGGAGGAGCGCGAGAAGGACGACGCCGTCGAGGACGTCGTCATCGATCTCGGGCGCGAGGCCGAGGTGGTCGAGGAGATCGTCTCGGTCGGCGACCTCGTGACGATGGAGCAGTCGACGGTGCAGATGGGCGACACGGTCACCGGGAAGGCGCTCGACGACCGCGTGTGCCTGTTCGCGATGCTGGAGTCCGCCCGCGAGCTGGAGGACCCGGAGGCGACGGTCCACTTCTGCGCGACGGTGCAGGAGGAGGTCGGCCTGCGCGGCGCGCAGGCGCTGGGCGTCGACGTGGACCCGGACCTGGCGGTCGCGCTCGACGTGACGATCGCCTCGGACACCGCCGGCGTCGCCGAGGACAAGCAGGTGACCCGGCTGGGCGACGGCGCGGCAGTGAAACTGAAGGACAGCTCGGTGATCACGAACCCGAAGGTGACACGGCGCCTGCGCGACGTGGCCGAGGCCGAAGGGATCGAGCACCAACTCGAGGTGCTTCCCGCGGGGGGCACCGACACCGCCGCCTTCCAGAAGGCGAACGGCGCGAAGCCGGTCGGCGCCGTGTCGATCCCGACGCGGTACCTCCACACCGTCACCGAGACCGCCCACGGCGAGGACGTCCGCTCGACGATCGACCTGTTGACGGCGTTCCTCGCCAGCGAGGACGGCAGCCACGACTACTCGCTGTGAGTCGACGGCAAAGCTCGCGGTGAGACGGCTGTCGAAGGGACCAGCCCGAGGACCCGCCCGATCACGACGCGAGTTCGGAGCGGTCCCCCCTGAGGGAGCCGCTCCCGGTCGGAGAACCGACCGTCGTGTGCCTCTCGTTCCCTCCCGCTCCCCGCCTCCGAATTCGGTGTCCCGGTGTTGTATCTATCGGAACGCCGACACTATATGCCAGACGGCTATCCGGTAGATCTCGGATACCGACACGGTTCGTGTTGACCCTCCGCCGTCCCGCGAACACGCGTCGATGGTGTCGGCCCGCCGGCAGCGACGGCGAGACGCCGGTGAGAACACGGGAGGTGTCGTGGCAGTTACTTGCGAGGTGGAGCGGAACGCAACGGGGACCGAACCGGGCGCAAGCGCGAGGCGCTACTCCTCGGGCGGCTCGTAGTCGCCGCCGTACTTCGTGAAGAAGAACGCGAGGCCGAGCGTCGACACCATCGCGATGAAGGAGGCGATGCCGAGGCTCTTCGCGGAGTCGGGCACCTCCGGGGGGCCGGCGGCCGTCGGCTCGGGGGTCGGGAGCTGTTCGACGACCTCGACGGTGCCGACCATTCCGAGCGACTGGTGGGGCGCGCAGTAGTACTCGTAGGTGCCGGTCGTCTCGAAGGTGAACTCCGTCGAGAAGCCCTCGTCCTCCAGCGGCTCGTGGCCGCCCCACGAGGCGCCCTCGGGCTGGCTGTCGACGATGATGTTGTGGCCGTTCGACACCCAGTCGAACGTGACGGTCGTTCCCGGAGTCACGTACAGGGGTTCGTTAGTTCCGGGCGTGTACAGCAGCCCGTCGCTCCCGGCGCCGACCTCGACGGTTCCCTCGCCGTCCGCGGTCGCCTGTGCGGCTGCGGTTCCGGCGCCCGCCGCGACCGCGCCCGCGGCGGCGGTCGCGCCCGCCGCCCCCCGGATGAAGCTCCGGCGGCTGAGCGTGTCGTCTTCCATGCTCGCGGCTAGGCGTGTCCCGAACCTATATCCGTCGATCGAATCCGTGTCGGCGGACGGCGCGGCGGCGGTGCGGATGCGGTCGCGGGAGCGGTACAGAAGCGGTCGCTGAAGCGGTGCGGAAGTCACTGGCAGTTGTTCCGCGAGCGAGGCCGAAGGCCGAGCGAGCGGCCCTTTTGGCATGAACGGGTTTTAGGGGGGTTCGACGAGCGAGCGAACGGAGTGAGCGAGGAGGACCCCCCTAAAAGAGGTTCAGAGCCAGCCGTACCCGTCGATCGCCGCCTCGTAGCAGTCCACCCACTCGTCGAGCACCTCGTCGTGGTCGAAGCCGGCGAACCCGTCGTTCCGTTCCCACTCCGGGAGGTCGCCACAGGCGACGATCTCGTCGGCCAGTTCCTGCGGCGAGGTGACCAGCCGACCGCGGTCGAGCCCCTCGACGAGCTCGTGTGCCGAGGAGCCTGCCTGGTACTCCACGATGCCGACGCAGCCGCACGCCAACGCCCACAGCAGCTCGGTCGCGAACGGCTCGTAGGTGGCCGTCTGCGCGAACACGTGCGAGCCCTTGAGCACCGGGACGAACTCTTCGTCGTCGAGATCGCCGAGGAAGTGCACGCGGTCGTCGATCCGGAGGTCCGCGGCCATCCGCTCGGCGTCGCCGCGGGCGGGACCGTCGCCGACGACCGCCGCGCGCCAGTCGCGGTCGCGCAGCTCCGCCAGCGCGAGGAGGAACTCGCCGACGTTCGCGTCGTCGTCGAGAGCGCGCGCCCACACCATGTCGAAGCGATCGTCGGCGTCGGCCGAGCGAACCAGATCGACGTCGATGCTCTCGGGGATCACGCGGACGTTCACGTCGCTGGCGCCGTGCTCGCGAACGGCCGTGCGAACCGTCTCGGAGGGAGCGATCACGTGGTCCGCGCGCGTCGCCGCCTTTCGGTACCTGCGGCCGGAGCCGCGCTCGGGGTCCCGCTCCCACCAGTCGAGGACGAGCGGGACCCGCAGCATCGCGGCGGTCGTCTTCGCGGTCGTCGCGTGTCCCGGCGGGACGGAGACGGCGTGGACCAGATCCGGGTCGACGCGGCGGAGGACGAACGGGAGCTTCGACCGGAAGCGCCCCGGCGAGGGGCGCTCGGTGACCGCGTGGTGCTCGATCCCGTCCTGTTCGAACTGGCCGATCTCGCCGCCCCACCACTGCGCGCACAGCCAGTGGACGTCGTGGCCGCGGGCGGCGAGGTCGGCGGCGACGCGACGCGTCCGACGGACCGCGGGTGTGTCCCGCGTTGCGACCGTGTCCATCGAAACCACCGCGACGCGCATGTGCGATGGGCTACCGGTTGGTGAATAAAAAGGGAGGCGATACTCCCCGGGGTCATCGATCGCCGGCGGTGGTCGTCTCCCGGCGCGCCGCTCGCCCGTCCGAACCCCTTCGCCGACCCGAACGTTTTCGATGCGCGCCCGGGACTACTACGTCATGACCGACCCGACGTACGACATCGAGCGGTACCTGAACGTTCGCTCGGCCCACAGCGCCGCGTTCGCCCCGGACGGCACCCTCGCGTTCCTGATGGACACCACCGGCACGCCGCAGGTGTGGAGCCTCGAGGAGCCGGGCGCCTGGCCCGAGCAGCACACCTTCGACGAGGAGCGCGTCACGTTCGTGGACTGGTCGCCCGAGCGCCGCGAACTC
This genomic interval carries:
- a CDS encoding glycosyltransferase family 4 protein, coding for MRVAVVSMDTVATRDTPAVRRTRRVAADLAARGHDVHWLCAQWWGGEIGQFEQDGIEHHAVTERPSPGRFRSKLPFVLRRVDPDLVHAVSVPPGHATTAKTTAAMLRVPLVLDWWERDPERGSGRRYRKAATRADHVIAPSETVRTAVREHGASDVNVRVIPESIDVDLVRSADADDRFDMVWARALDDDANVGEFLLALAELRDRDWRAAVVGDGPARGDAERMAADLRIDDRVHFLGDLDDEEFVPVLKGSHVFAQTATYEPFATELLWALACGCVGIVEYQAGSSAHELVEGLDRGRLVTSPQELADEIVACGDLPEWERNDGFAGFDHDEVLDEWVDCYEAAIDGYGWL
- a CDS encoding M42 family metallopeptidase codes for the protein MAFDFDFDLLRELTEASGVPGYEDRVRDRVRTVFEDAVDEVRTDAMGNVIGTVEGSGDYEVAVAAHMDEIGFMVKHVTDDGFLKVDALGGWDPRVLRAQRVRVHTQQGDLTGVIGSVPPHTLSEEEREKDDAVEDVVIDLGREAEVVEEIVSVGDLVTMEQSTVQMGDTVTGKALDDRVCLFAMLESARELEDPEATVHFCATVQEEVGLRGAQALGVDVDPDLAVALDVTIASDTAGVAEDKQVTRLGDGAAVKLKDSSVITNPKVTRRLRDVAEAEGIEHQLEVLPAGGTDTAAFQKANGAKPVGAVSIPTRYLHTVTETAHGEDVRSTIDLLTAFLASEDGSHDYSL
- a CDS encoding J domain-containing protein, which encodes MFGEWLAALPGWLVWGVAAGVVASAGVASVFLAANRLFPDPPARSGGPDQGSLRRAAEIREYLRRIDERFLEDVELDGTRVAFYLPERNVALTFDVHAYFTIRDDEERTDRVILCEHEMPGRHLGRRLPFEVADVHLGPEPAASSAVAAAFDTLELPTTADQEAVEGAYREKVKETHPDQGGSREAFSAVREAYATALEHASDDGTTDAEGAPRRRSTRGRGSRRP
- a CDS encoding MTH865 family protein gives rise to the protein MSDDVEADLREQFTDAFSGADFPVSSQMDLVPALPQGPGTKFESGDFSVTAMELAAKLGSSQEFPYEDVETLVDDVIEGLKDNGMI
- the kdgK1 gene encoding bifunctional 2-dehydro-3-deoxygluconokinase/2-dehydro-3-deoxygalactonokinase, whose amino-acid sequence is MTDLVTFGETMLRLSPPQGTRLETTEEFDVRVGGAESNVAVAGASLGLDSVWLSKLPRSPLGRRVVGALRAHGVRTGVAWDDDARLGTYYLEHGGEPRGTNVVYDRADSAVTTVTPEELPLGVLDDTTAFHTTGITPALSEAAAETTRAVLERAETAGATTSLDLNYRSKLWSHAEARATLTGLFEHVDALFVAKRDAETVLDRDGEAVEIAHGLATDFDLETVVVTRGDSGALALRDDEVFEQPVYEADTLDAIGTGDAFVGGFLSKRCDGGSVDEALEWGAATASLKRTIAGDLAVVTPAEVERVIDERDGGISR
- a CDS encoding plastocyanin/azurin family copper-binding protein is translated as MEDDTLSRRSFIRGAAGATAAAGAVAAGAGTAAAQATADGEGTVEVGAGSDGLLYTPGTNEPLYVTPGTTVTFDWVSNGHNIIVDSQPEGASWGGHEPLEDEGFSTEFTFETTGTYEYYCAPHQSLGMVGTVEVVEQLPTPEPTAAGPPEVPDSAKSLGIASFIAMVSTLGLAFFFTKYGGDYEPPEE